A window of Verrucomicrobiia bacterium contains these coding sequences:
- a CDS encoding lactate racemase domain-containing protein, with amino-acid sequence MSLIAHCVPPSRQVDARQAAEVIAKAMPQADYRGRQVLLIIPDHTRTAPVGMMFKALHAHLAPVLKRLDILVALGTHVAMTEEAICQRLEISPAERREHYGHVRFFNHEWDNPAALQQVGTLTSEEISQLTQGLFAMDVPVEINKRVFEYDQIVILGPVFPHEVVGFSGGNKYLFPGIAGPQILNFFHWLGAVVTNPMIIGNQWTPVRKVVDKAGALVNVSKLCFCMVVDGHNLAGLYAGSPEGAWAAAVQLSRQLHITCKDHPFHTILSCAPKMYDELWTGGKCMYKLEPVLADGGELIIYAPHITEISLTHGRVIREVGYHCRDYFLKQWERFKHYPWGVLAHSTHVRGIGTFENGVERCRAQVTLATGIPEDVCRQINLGYRDPRSIRPEEFAGREDEGILWVPKAGEMLFQLNNPPAWAGGKA; translated from the coding sequence ATGAGTTTAATCGCACACTGCGTGCCCCCCTCCCGCCAGGTGGACGCCCGGCAGGCAGCAGAGGTCATCGCCAAAGCCATGCCCCAGGCGGATTACCGCGGCCGGCAGGTGCTCCTCATCATCCCGGACCATACCCGCACCGCGCCGGTGGGCATGATGTTCAAAGCCTTGCACGCGCACCTCGCGCCCGTCCTTAAACGCCTCGATATCCTCGTCGCCCTCGGCACCCACGTGGCCATGACCGAGGAGGCCATCTGTCAACGTCTGGAAATCTCCCCGGCCGAAAGACGGGAGCATTACGGCCACGTCCGCTTCTTCAATCACGAGTGGGATAACCCGGCCGCCTTGCAGCAGGTCGGAACGCTGACCTCCGAGGAAATCAGCCAGCTAACCCAGGGCTTGTTCGCCATGGACGTGCCCGTGGAGATCAACAAACGGGTGTTCGAGTATGACCAGATCGTCATCCTCGGCCCGGTCTTCCCCCATGAAGTCGTCGGCTTCTCCGGCGGCAACAAATACCTCTTCCCCGGCATCGCCGGCCCGCAAATCCTCAATTTCTTCCACTGGCTCGGCGCCGTCGTCACCAATCCCATGATCATCGGCAACCAGTGGACCCCCGTCCGCAAAGTGGTGGACAAGGCAGGCGCCCTGGTCAATGTCTCGAAACTCTGCTTCTGCATGGTGGTGGACGGCCATAATTTGGCCGGCCTTTACGCCGGCTCACCCGAAGGCGCCTGGGCGGCGGCCGTCCAGCTTTCCCGTCAATTGCACATCACCTGCAAGGACCATCCCTTTCACACCATCCTCTCCTGTGCCCCCAAAATGTATGATGAGCTGTGGACGGGCGGAAAATGCATGTACAAGCTCGAGCCCGTCCTGGCCGATGGCGGCGAATTAATCATTTACGCCCCCCACATCACCGAAATCTCCCTCACCCACGGGCGCGTGATTCGCGAAGTGGGCTACCATTGCCGCGACTACTTCCTCAAGCAATGGGAGCGCTTCAAACATTATCCCTGGGGCGTGCTCGCCCACTCCACCCACGTCCGCGGCATCGGCACTTTCGAAAATGGCGTCGAGCGCTGCCGCGCCCAGGTCACCCTCGCCACCGGCATCCCTGAAGACGTCTGCCGCCAAATCAATCTCGGCTACCGCGACCCCCGCTCCATCCGTCCGGAAGAGTTCGCCGGGCGCGAGGACGAAGGGATCCTCTGGGTGCCCAAAGCCGGCGAAATGCTCTTCCAGCTCAATAATCCCCCCGCCTGGGCCGGCGGCAAAGCTTGA
- a CDS encoding TatD family hydrolase, with the protein MPIFYDTHAHLDDGSFRRDLAEVLQRAHGAGIGRIITIGVDDESSRAAVQLAQEHPHVYAAVGWHPNHAAEAPEEVRPALRALAQHPKVVAIGEIGLDYKYLPSLQGGSPADDARHKDRQAQLFAQQMDLAVELGLPVVVHQRFSMPDILAQMQPYVGRLRAVFHCFSESPDVARRILDMHCLVSYTGILTYKNGQNVRDSLAAVPLGSFMLETDCPYMTPEPWRKSARRCEPAFVADIAAVAAQVKGCSLAELSAATCATACRFFHKMPPPDA; encoded by the coding sequence ATGCCCATTTTTTACGATACCCACGCGCATCTGGACGACGGCAGCTTCCGCCGCGACCTCGCGGAAGTGCTGCAACGCGCCCACGGCGCCGGCATTGGCCGCATCATCACCATCGGCGTGGACGACGAAAGCAGCCGCGCCGCCGTCCAACTGGCGCAGGAACATCCGCACGTGTACGCCGCCGTCGGCTGGCACCCCAATCACGCCGCAGAAGCCCCGGAGGAAGTGCGACCGGCCTTGCGCGCCCTGGCGCAGCATCCCAAGGTCGTGGCCATCGGCGAAATCGGCCTGGACTACAAATACCTGCCCAGTCTTCAAGGCGGCTCCCCCGCCGACGATGCGCGTCACAAAGATCGCCAGGCGCAATTATTCGCCCAACAAATGGACCTGGCCGTCGAGCTGGGCCTGCCCGTCGTCGTCCACCAGCGCTTTTCCATGCCCGACATCCTGGCCCAGATGCAGCCCTACGTCGGACGGCTGCGGGCCGTCTTTCATTGTTTCTCCGAATCCCCCGACGTGGCCCGGCGGATTCTCGACATGCATTGCCTGGTCAGCTACACCGGCATCCTCACCTACAAAAACGGCCAAAACGTCCGCGACTCCCTCGCCGCCGTCCCCCTTGGGTCTTTCATGTTGGAAACCGACTGCCCCTACATGACCCCGGAACCCTGGCGCAAATCCGCCCGGCGTTGCGAGCCGGCCTTTGTCGCCGACATCGCCGCCGTCGCGGCCCAGGTCAAAGGCTGCTCCCTCGCCGAGCTTTCCGCCGCCACCTGCGCCACCGCCTGCCGGTTCTTTCACAAAATGCCGCCGCCTGACGCCTGA
- a CDS encoding LptF/LptG family permease, protein MKTLHQYLVRQTLATVAMTVGVFTGLLLLGNVLREVTLLLLNEQVRALTVFKALGLLVPYVLVFALPMGLLTAMLLTFGRLSAEQELNAMRGGGISVVSLITPILLLAVGFSCLSAFINLYLAPRCRMAYKDMLADLRQIRPATVLTAGRFVKDIPGYILYVGKIKDAEMHDVLISKVDKEGEVTTILQAARGVVAPAPDTNQFILRLFEARGSTLEKGVLQAMPFYAGEAEFILELPTQRARPIKLNEMTFFDLLEERRRVEQLLGGGTGPELRPLPAQARDKVLSPLKVQLHHQVAFSFACLGFTLIGIPLGIRSHRKETSVGVAVALILVLIYYSFFIMADALATRAQLHPWLFCWIPNFLFQGAGMALLWRVNRQ, encoded by the coding sequence GTGAAAACCTTGCATCAATACCTGGTTCGCCAGACCCTCGCCACCGTGGCCATGACCGTGGGGGTGTTCACCGGCCTCCTCTTGCTGGGCAACGTCTTGCGCGAGGTCACGCTGCTGCTGCTCAACGAACAGGTCCGCGCGCTCACGGTGTTCAAAGCCTTGGGCCTCCTGGTCCCCTATGTGCTCGTCTTTGCCCTGCCCATGGGCCTCCTGACCGCCATGTTGCTAACCTTTGGCCGGCTCAGCGCCGAGCAGGAATTGAACGCCATGCGCGGCGGCGGCATCTCGGTGGTCTCCCTCATCACCCCCATTCTCCTGCTGGCCGTGGGCTTCAGTTGCCTGAGCGCCTTCATCAACCTCTATCTGGCCCCCCGCTGCCGCATGGCCTACAAGGACATGCTCGCCGACCTCCGCCAAATCCGCCCCGCCACCGTCCTGACCGCCGGACGCTTCGTCAAAGACATCCCCGGCTACATCCTCTACGTCGGCAAAATCAAGGACGCCGAAATGCACGACGTCCTCATCTCCAAAGTGGACAAGGAAGGCGAAGTCACCACCATCCTCCAGGCCGCGCGCGGCGTGGTCGCCCCCGCCCCGGATACCAACCAGTTCATCCTCCGCCTCTTCGAAGCCCGCGGCTCCACCCTGGAAAAAGGAGTCCTGCAGGCCATGCCCTTTTACGCCGGCGAGGCCGAGTTCATCCTCGAGCTGCCCACTCAGCGGGCGCGCCCCATCAAACTCAACGAAATGACCTTTTTCGACCTGCTGGAGGAACGCCGCCGCGTGGAACAGCTCCTCGGCGGCGGCACCGGCCCCGAGCTTAGGCCCCTCCCCGCCCAAGCCCGGGACAAGGTGCTGTCCCCGCTCAAAGTCCAGCTCCACCACCAGGTGGCCTTCTCCTTTGCCTGCCTGGGCTTCACCCTCATTGGCATCCCCCTGGGCATCCGCAGCCATCGCAAGGAAACCAGTGTGGGCGTGGCCGTGGCCCTCATCCTCGTCCTCATCTATTACAGCTTTTTCATCATGGCCGATGCCCTGGCCACCCGGGCCCAGCTCCATCCCTGGCTCTTCTGTTGGATCCCCAATTTCCTCTTTCAGGGCGCCGGCATGGCCCTCCTCTGGCGGGTGAACCGGCAATAA